GTGTTGCCGGATGCGTGCGACTTCTTGATCCGTTACATCACGCACCTTCTTTGCAGGAACCCCCATCATCAAACTACGCGATGGAACCCTGGTTCCAGGGGCCAGTAATGCGCCTGCCGCAATCAGGCAATTCTCTTCTATCACCACATCATCCAGGATGATGCTGCCGATTCCGAGCAGGTTGTTCGAGTGAATATGACAACCATGAAGCGTCACACTGTGGCCGACCGTGACGTAGTCTTCCAGAATCGTTGCGTGCGTTCCGCGCGTCACATGAAGGACCGAATTATCTTGAATGTTCGTGTAC
The sequence above is drawn from the bacterium genome and encodes:
- a CDS encoding gamma carbonic anhydrase family protein; translated protein: MIRAFGDKIPQIHETAFIEESAQIIGDVVIGPHSSVWFNTTIRGDVYHIRIGSYTNIQDNSVLHVTRGTHATILEDYVTVGHSVTLHGCHIHSNNLLGIGSIILDDVVIEENCLIAAGALLAPGTRVPSRSLMMGVPAKKVRDVTDQEVARIRQH